A window of the Syntrophorhabdaceae bacterium genome harbors these coding sequences:
- a CDS encoding polysaccharide pyruvyl transferase family protein, whose translation MSLRIAYYGNCWMTNLGEAFIDIGAMELLKQALPGSNIIFVTPMSHYYNNAMRLQSRKTFTSKEKCFRNAAHLGLYIKADLFVMSGMFATEEFLRTGSATYWVNDFLKSHPDMKVLFMGIGAQQYNQKEVKAFFEYTEANVNLAGFISRDNETYALYKDLLPNCHPGIDCAFFVSDVYNPCGFSSKDYIVSAFNNIPEPDSLRSSKDDIIRPQHMFYTAKYNENIKNIFISDAPYDYLSLYANAKEVHTDLVHATIASLAYDTKVKYYHDSKRSSAFAAAGAVMDGQGYLRIPGKTLKDIKSRMIDTVRKLLST comes from the coding sequence ATGTCTCTTAGAATAGCTTATTACGGCAATTGCTGGATGACCAATCTTGGGGAAGCCTTCATTGACATAGGGGCCATGGAGCTTCTGAAACAAGCGCTGCCGGGCAGCAATATTATTTTTGTTACACCAATGTCGCACTATTATAATAATGCCATGCGCCTGCAGTCCCGGAAAACATTCACGTCCAAAGAAAAATGTTTTCGCAACGCAGCGCATCTCGGTCTCTATATAAAAGCGGACCTGTTTGTCATGAGTGGGATGTTTGCAACCGAAGAATTTTTGCGTACAGGCAGCGCGACATACTGGGTCAACGATTTCTTGAAATCGCATCCTGATATGAAAGTTCTCTTCATGGGGATTGGCGCCCAGCAGTATAACCAAAAAGAGGTGAAAGCATTCTTCGAATACACAGAGGCAAACGTCAACCTTGCAGGTTTCATATCGCGCGATAACGAAACGTATGCATTGTATAAAGACCTGCTGCCAAACTGCCACCCCGGGATAGATTGCGCCTTCTTCGTAAGCGATGTTTATAACCCATGCGGCTTTTCCTCAAAAGACTATATCGTTTCAGCCTTTAACAATATACCCGAGCCTGATAGCTTACGGTCCTCGAAGGATGACATCATACGGCCGCAACACATGTTCTATACAGCAAAATATAACGAGAACATAAAAAACATATTCATCTCCGACGCTCCATATGATTATCTTTCACTATATGCAAACGCCAAAGAGGTGCATACCGACCTCGTTCATGCAACAATTGCGAGCCTCGCATATGATACAAAGGTCAAATATTACCATGATTCTAAAAGATCATCAGCATTCGCGGCTGCCGGGGCGGTCATGGATGGTCAGGGATACCTCCGCATACCCGGGAAAACACTTAAGGACATAAAATCTCGCATGATAGATACAGTGCGTAAATTGTTGTCCACCTGA